A single genomic interval of Dyella sp. GSA-30 harbors:
- a CDS encoding AAA family ATPase, whose amino-acid sequence MSEFSRAILRAPAEQVHAGELSRLAEGDTGPRPEGWRLSPRAVRAFIIGDSKRDVRRKFYGDDALIDRCIVTLMSNRGLLLVGEPGTAKSMLSELLSAAISGQSTCTIQGTAGTTEDQIKYSWNYALLLAEGPTQRALVRGPIYEAMRTGTLCRFEEITRVQPEIQDGLISLLSDKVLHVPELADDEAVVFAARGFNVLATANLRDRGVHEMSSALKRRFNFETVRPIADRKLETQLVREQTEALLQQASVDVELGADVIELLVTAFHDLRNGATAEGVVVEKPTAVMSAAEAVAVGYAASLDAHYFGDGSVGGEHIARQLIGTVLKDNPDDGGKLRHYFDVVVKQRAQRHAQWKRVLEARRELER is encoded by the coding sequence ATGAGCGAATTTTCACGAGCTATCCTGCGTGCGCCGGCCGAGCAGGTCCACGCCGGTGAATTGTCCCGCCTTGCCGAGGGCGATACTGGGCCGCGTCCTGAAGGCTGGCGCCTGTCGCCGCGCGCGGTACGCGCTTTCATCATCGGCGACAGCAAGCGCGATGTACGGCGCAAGTTTTACGGTGACGACGCCCTGATCGATCGCTGCATCGTCACCCTGATGAGCAATCGCGGCCTGTTGCTCGTAGGCGAGCCGGGAACCGCCAAATCGATGCTTTCCGAGTTGCTCTCGGCGGCGATATCCGGGCAGTCGACCTGCACCATCCAGGGCACGGCCGGCACCACCGAAGACCAGATCAAGTACTCATGGAACTACGCGCTATTGTTGGCCGAAGGACCGACGCAGCGAGCCCTGGTGCGTGGGCCCATCTACGAAGCGATGCGTACGGGCACGTTGTGCCGGTTCGAGGAAATTACTCGCGTGCAGCCGGAGATACAGGACGGTCTGATCAGCCTGTTGTCAGACAAAGTATTGCATGTGCCGGAGCTTGCCGACGACGAGGCGGTCGTCTTCGCTGCTCGGGGCTTCAATGTGCTGGCGACAGCCAATTTGCGCGACCGCGGCGTGCATGAGATGTCCAGTGCCTTGAAGCGTCGCTTCAATTTCGAAACCGTTCGCCCGATTGCCGACCGCAAGCTTGAAACCCAGCTCGTACGCGAGCAGACCGAAGCCCTGCTGCAACAGGCCTCGGTCGACGTCGAGCTCGGCGCGGACGTGATCGAGCTGTTGGTCACCGCATTCCATGACCTTCGCAACGGTGCGACTGCGGAAGGCGTAGTGGTGGAAAAACCCACGGCAGTCATGTCCGCCGCCGAAGCGGTCGCGGTCGGCTATGCGGCAAGCCTGGATGCGCACTATTTCGGCGACGGTAGTGTGGGTGGTGAGCATATTGCCCGCCAGCTCATCGGCACCGTACTGAAAGACAACCCCGATGACGGTGGCAAGTTGCGGCATTATTTCGATGTCGTAGTAAAGCAGCGTGCACAGCGTCATGCGCAGTGGAAGCGCGTGCTGGAGGCGCGGCGCGAGCTTGAACGCTGA